One Deinococcus radiopugnans ATCC 19172 DNA segment encodes these proteins:
- a CDS encoding acyltransferase yields the protein MTWLKPVNIAQDAQDAYTTFLGDLDARLSDPECDRYALARDVLAQAMYGRSYADLLSDAPIAALNLDARNVTFEAEYYLATDAAQFDRVKPLLWLWKGLDQTPVGQNPVIAIPLRRLLAGRIFKRVGRDFKCWQNVEFSVGYNMEVGDDVVIHRHVLLDDIGGIELHDNASISDYVNIYSHTHSVLDGPDVTLRRTVIGRGARITYHSTVLAGSVVSDDALLATHALLRGDIEPHGIAMGLPARTTRLKLREPAMIGGVEVNARTYPRTPDRKANPQFPEPTPNQTRRPDEGQPAPQLVTGER from the coding sequence GTGACTTGGCTTAAACCGGTAAACATTGCGCAGGACGCCCAGGACGCGTACACCACCTTCCTGGGAGATCTCGACGCCCGTCTGAGCGATCCCGAATGTGACCGGTATGCCCTGGCCCGCGATGTCCTGGCACAGGCGATGTATGGCCGCAGCTACGCAGACCTGCTGAGCGACGCGCCCATCGCCGCCCTGAATCTGGACGCCCGCAACGTGACCTTTGAGGCCGAATACTACCTGGCGACCGACGCGGCGCAGTTTGACCGGGTCAAGCCGCTGCTGTGGCTGTGGAAGGGGCTGGACCAGACCCCGGTGGGCCAGAATCCGGTGATCGCCATCCCGCTGCGGCGCCTTCTGGCAGGGCGCATCTTCAAGCGGGTGGGCCGGGATTTCAAGTGCTGGCAGAACGTGGAATTCAGCGTGGGCTACAACATGGAGGTCGGCGACGACGTGGTGATCCACCGCCATGTGCTGCTGGACGACATCGGCGGCATCGAGCTGCACGACAACGCCAGCATCAGCGACTACGTCAACATCTACAGCCACACCCACAGCGTGCTGGACGGCCCTGACGTGACCCTGCGGCGCACGGTGATCGGACGCGGGGCGCGCATCACTTACCACAGCACGGTGCTGGCCGGCAGCGTGGTCAGCGACGACGCCCTACTGGCCACCCACGCCCTGTTGCGCGGCGACATCGAGCCGCACGGCATTGCCATGGGCCTGCCCGCCCGCACCACCCGCCTGAAACTCCGCGAACCCGCCATGATCGGCGGCGTCGAGGTGAACGCCCGCACCTACCCCCGGACCCCGGACCGCAAGGCCAACCCCCAGTTTCCCGAGCCCACCCCCAACCAGACGCGCCGGCCCGACGAGGGGCAGCCTGCCCCGCAGCTGGTCACCGGCGAACGCTGA
- a CDS encoding CAP domain-containing protein, with amino-acid sequence MTRIPTSPRLLGSLLLTCTLLLTACGGGGTPAPNQQGDQGAGPAPTAAEARMLQAVNAARATARQCQGKDFAAAPALAWNGLLGKAARAHAQDMAAHNYFDHVSPDGKTLKNRAEAAGYTGWKRLGENIAAGYSDTEIAEAMAGWLASKTGHCEALMDPAYKEVGFGYAPATGGQYSAYWVQDFGSR; translated from the coding sequence ATGACCAGAATCCCGACCTCCCCCCGACTGCTGGGCAGCCTGCTGCTGACCTGCACCCTGCTGCTGACCGCGTGTGGCGGCGGCGGCACCCCTGCGCCGAATCAACAGGGCGATCAGGGCGCTGGCCCCGCCCCCACGGCGGCCGAGGCCCGGATGCTTCAGGCCGTGAACGCGGCCCGCGCCACAGCGCGCCAGTGTCAGGGCAAGGATTTTGCCGCGGCTCCCGCGCTGGCCTGGAACGGTCTGCTGGGCAAGGCGGCCCGTGCCCACGCCCAGGACATGGCAGCACACAATTATTTTGACCACGTTTCGCCGGACGGCAAGACGCTCAAAAACCGCGCCGAGGCCGCCGGTTACACGGGCTGGAAGCGTCTGGGGGAGAACATCGCGGCGGGGTACAGCGACACCGAGATCGCGGAGGCGATGGCCGGCTGGCTGGCCAGCAAGACAGGCCACTGCGAGGCGCTGATGGACCCGGCCTACAAGGAAGTGGGCTTCGGGTACGCCCCAGCTACAGGCGGCCAGTACAGTGCCTACTGGGTGCAGGACTTCGGCAGCCGCTAA
- a CDS encoding DNA polymerase/3'-5' exonuclease PolX, translating to MSTAPDLTRKSLVHALNSTADLLDLLGEEAFRAQAYRSAARSLEGLEADVPELAASSFAGIPKVGKTIAAELVAYLHTGTFGPLEDAASQIPPSVLGLFRVRGLGPKKIRALWDAGFDSLERLREGAQNGGVAGTKGFGAKSAATILEAVDFALASQERQSLSTGLDISEALAARLKDLDGRISGDARRGLDTVRVARVTVTGTAQEVTARLSGVVEDLKGVEKKPVLAGRVDGVPVEIAYADADARGALDLMMGGSTAYREELRAEARARGFDLSGRGLKKDGVLIPTPTEQDVTDALGLPLRPAEYREPEHDGLWQTLPPPEQLITVGDLRGLLHTHSVWSDGAATVREMVEAAVGLGNGQGGHYLGTGDHSRAAHYANGLSIERLRDYIAEIRALQAEGLPVLAGAEVDILDDGSLDYPDEELLALDYVVASVHSLFTLDPARQTERLVRAASHPLITVLGHPTGRLLLRRPGYALDLEAVLAACEQNGTVVEINANAARLDLDWRDALRWRERLTFAINTDAHVPGGLADTRFGVAVARKAGLRPEQVINTLDQPEFLNFVARQRAARG from the coding sequence ATGTCCACTGCTCCTGATCTGACCCGCAAATCCCTGGTTCACGCCCTGAACTCCACCGCCGACCTGCTGGACCTGCTGGGCGAGGAAGCCTTCCGCGCCCAGGCGTACCGCAGCGCCGCCCGCAGTCTGGAAGGGCTGGAGGCCGACGTTCCTGAACTGGCGGCCAGCAGCTTCGCGGGAATCCCGAAGGTGGGCAAGACCATTGCCGCAGAACTGGTTGCGTACCTGCACACCGGCACCTTCGGGCCGCTGGAAGACGCGGCCAGCCAGATTCCCCCCAGCGTGCTGGGGCTGTTCCGCGTGCGTGGGCTGGGGCCGAAGAAGATCCGCGCCCTGTGGGACGCCGGCTTCGACTCGCTGGAACGGCTGCGCGAGGGCGCGCAGAACGGCGGGGTGGCTGGGACCAAGGGGTTTGGGGCCAAAAGTGCGGCCACCATTCTGGAGGCGGTGGACTTCGCGCTGGCCTCGCAGGAACGCCAGAGCCTCAGCACCGGCCTGGACATCTCGGAGGCGCTGGCGGCGCGGCTGAAAGATCTGGACGGGCGCATCTCCGGCGACGCGCGGCGCGGCCTGGACACCGTGCGGGTGGCCCGCGTGACGGTCACGGGCACGGCGCAGGAGGTGACGGCGCGGCTCTCGGGCGTGGTGGAAGATCTGAAGGGCGTCGAGAAAAAGCCGGTGCTGGCGGGCCGGGTGGACGGCGTGCCGGTGGAAATCGCCTACGCAGACGCGGACGCACGCGGCGCGCTGGACCTGATGATGGGCGGCAGTACGGCTTACCGCGAGGAACTGCGGGCCGAGGCCAGGGCGCGCGGCTTCGATCTGAGCGGGCGTGGCCTGAAAAAGGATGGCGTCCTGATCCCCACTCCCACCGAACAGGATGTGACCGACGCCCTGGGCCTGCCGCTGCGTCCCGCCGAGTACCGCGAGCCGGAGCACGACGGGCTCTGGCAGACGTTGCCGCCGCCGGAACAGCTGATCACGGTGGGCGACCTGCGCGGCCTGCTGCACACCCACTCGGTCTGGTCCGACGGCGCGGCGACGGTGCGCGAGATGGTGGAGGCGGCGGTGGGGCTGGGGAATGGCCAGGGTGGCCACTATCTGGGCACCGGGGACCACTCGCGCGCCGCCCACTACGCCAATGGCCTGAGCATCGAGCGTCTGCGCGACTACATTGCCGAAATCCGGGCCTTGCAGGCCGAGGGGCTGCCCGTGCTGGCCGGCGCCGAGGTGGACATTCTGGACGACGGCTCGCTGGACTACCCGGACGAGGAACTGCTGGCGCTGGATTACGTCGTCGCCAGCGTCCACAGCCTGTTCACGCTGGACCCGGCGCGGCAGACCGAGCGGCTGGTGCGGGCCGCGTCGCACCCGCTGATCACGGTGCTGGGCCACCCCACGGGCCGCCTGCTGCTGCGCCGCCCCGGCTACGCGCTGGATCTGGAAGCGGTGCTGGCGGCGTGCGAGCAGAACGGCACGGTGGTAGAGATCAACGCCAACGCCGCCCGCCTGGACCTCGACTGGCGCGACGCCCTGCGCTGGCGCGAGCGACTGACCTTCGCCATCAACACCGACGCCCACGTGCCCGGCGGGCTGGCCGACACCCGCTTTGGGGTGGCGGTGGCGCGCAAGGCGGGACTGCGCCCCGAGCAGGTCATCAACACGCTGGATCAGCCCGAGTTCCTGAACTTCGTGGCGCGGCAGCGGGCAGCGCGGGGCTAG
- a CDS encoding tetratricopeptide repeat protein, with amino-acid sequence MNRRMSISGLLFLAATLLAAGPGRALAQDQTAPAQPPAPVQTPPAQTPPVQTAPTTPTPAVPGTPAPTTPAAPAAPAAPARTIPAANYVAQGVFNYEQGKYDEAYVAFRAASELDPKNVDALLGLGRSQVKLRLFGPALDTLKKALELDPRSLNGYIYLSQAYVQQYIGSGDPASFVGNLAAALKVLDDAETIAKAQTGKPGEVSLSRIFNDRGYVYKLQGDPGKAIEAFKQANTLNPDNSVLLFNLGDMYYATGDLKAALDYLQQAVIADPRDPYNRAYYAKLLALNGDVGAAKSEAAQAARLAPTNAYAVGQYGVVSYLAGDRATAKSQLTQAVTLDPLRNPEFYYYLGRLSLDVGDLKGARDSLTRAATLGSRTPEYLYYLGLSYERGAGAVAPDRLKARDNYERALQLSPSYKAAQDGLARVR; translated from the coding sequence GTGAATCGACGCATGAGTATTTCCGGCCTGCTGTTCCTGGCCGCCACACTGCTGGCCGCTGGCCCAGGCCGCGCGCTGGCCCAGGACCAGACGGCCCCGGCGCAGCCGCCCGCGCCGGTTCAGACGCCGCCTGCCCAAACTCCGCCGGTCCAGACGGCACCCACCACGCCGACCCCCGCCGTACCCGGCACGCCTGCACCCACCACACCAGCGGCTCCGGCAGCTCCCGCCGCCCCGGCACGCACCATCCCGGCGGCCAACTACGTGGCGCAGGGCGTGTTTAACTACGAGCAGGGCAAGTACGACGAGGCCTACGTGGCCTTCCGCGCCGCCTCCGAGCTGGACCCCAAAAATGTAGACGCGCTGCTGGGCCTGGGGCGCTCGCAGGTCAAGCTGCGGCTGTTCGGCCCGGCGCTGGACACGCTGAAAAAGGCGCTGGAGCTGGACCCCCGCAGCCTCAACGGCTACATCTACCTGTCGCAGGCATACGTGCAGCAATACATCGGTTCGGGCGATCCGGCGTCTTTCGTGGGCAACCTCGCGGCGGCGCTGAAGGTGCTGGACGACGCCGAGACCATTGCCAAGGCGCAGACCGGCAAGCCCGGCGAGGTCAGCCTGAGCCGCATCTTCAATGACCGGGGCTACGTGTACAAGCTCCAGGGCGACCCCGGCAAGGCCATCGAGGCCTTCAAGCAGGCCAACACCCTGAACCCCGACAACAGCGTGCTGCTGTTCAACCTGGGCGACATGTACTACGCCACCGGGGACCTGAAGGCGGCGCTGGATTACCTGCAGCAGGCGGTGATCGCCGACCCGCGCGACCCCTACAACCGCGCGTACTACGCCAAGCTGCTGGCCCTGAACGGCGACGTGGGGGCGGCCAAGTCCGAGGCGGCGCAGGCCGCCCGGCTGGCCCCCACCAACGCCTACGCGGTGGGGCAGTACGGCGTGGTCAGCTACCTGGCCGGGGACCGCGCCACCGCCAAGTCGCAGCTGACCCAGGCCGTGACCCTGGACCCGCTGCGCAACCCGGAGTTCTACTACTACCTGGGCCGCCTGAGCCTGGACGTCGGCGACCTGAAAGGGGCGCGCGACTCGCTGACCCGCGCCGCCACGCTGGGGAGCCGTACCCCCGAATACCTGTACTACCTGGGCCTGAGCTACGAGCGCGGCGCGGGCGCCGTGGCGCCAGACCGCCTGAAGGCCCGCGACAACTACGAACGTGCCCTGCAGCTCAGCCCGTCGTACAAGGCGGCGCAGGACGGTCTGGCCCGCGTGCGCTAG
- a CDS encoding endo alpha-1,4 polygalactosaminidase yields MSKVRLVLGVAVACGLIGESGLGLPVPRTGPPPAGLYGWDWQIGAQTAALVSLPAGIRLIDLDGFETSAATVAELKGQGLYLVCYLNAGSYEPYRPDATRYPARLKLGVDPDWTDEAFVDVRDVFRPDSVLADILRRRLAMCRDKGFAAVEPDNLQNDENVPGGVISPQQQIDFNGWLADEAHALGLAIFQKNGPDKVLLRDRTGQRLVDKFDGILNESCQEFDECAPLAEYVRRGKPALNVEYKQKFLNCAEARRLGINSMFRDLYLRGGREADYRRVAC; encoded by the coding sequence GTGAGCAAAGTGAGGCTGGTCCTGGGCGTGGCGGTGGCGTGTGGCCTGATCGGCGAATCCGGGCTGGGGCTGCCGGTTCCACGCACCGGGCCGCCCCCGGCGGGGCTGTACGGCTGGGACTGGCAGATCGGGGCGCAGACGGCGGCACTGGTCAGCCTTCCGGCTGGAATCAGGCTGATTGACCTGGACGGCTTCGAGACCTCTGCGGCCACCGTGGCTGAGCTGAAAGGGCAGGGCCTGTACCTGGTCTGTTACCTCAACGCGGGCAGCTACGAGCCGTACCGCCCAGATGCCACGCGCTACCCGGCCCGGCTGAAACTGGGCGTGGACCCGGACTGGACCGACGAGGCGTTCGTGGACGTGCGCGACGTGTTCCGGCCCGACTCCGTGCTGGCCGATATTCTGCGCAGGCGGCTGGCGATGTGCCGCGACAAGGGATTTGCCGCCGTGGAACCAGACAACCTCCAGAACGACGAGAACGTGCCCGGCGGCGTGATCAGTCCGCAGCAGCAGATCGATTTCAACGGCTGGCTGGCCGACGAGGCGCACGCGCTGGGACTGGCGATCTTTCAGAAGAACGGCCCCGACAAGGTGCTGCTCCGGGACCGCACCGGGCAGCGGCTGGTGGACAAGTTCGACGGCATCCTGAACGAGAGCTGCCAGGAGTTCGACGAGTGTGCGCCGCTGGCCGAGTACGTCCGGCGTGGCAAACCCGCGCTGAACGTGGAATATAAGCAGAAGTTCCTCAACTGTGCCGAGGCCCGTCGCCTGGGCATTAACTCGATGTTCAGGGACCTGTACCTGCGCGGGGGGCGTGAGGCGGACTACCGGCGGGTGGCCTGCTGA
- a CDS encoding YegP family protein, which produces MAAKFILKTSGDQFMFNLQSGNGQTVLTSERYTTKAAATGGIASVKKNAADDRMYERTASGLRFNLKAANGQVIGVSQNYASEASAKDGMDAVKRAAAEALVDDQT; this is translated from the coding sequence ATGGCAGCGAAGTTCATCTTGAAGACGTCCGGCGATCAGTTCATGTTCAATCTGCAATCCGGTAATGGTCAGACAGTCCTGACCAGCGAGCGCTACACCACGAAAGCGGCGGCCACCGGCGGCATTGCCTCGGTCAAGAAGAACGCCGCCGACGACCGGATGTACGAACGGACCGCCAGTGGCCTGCGCTTTAACCTCAAGGCAGCCAACGGTCAGGTCATCGGTGTCAGCCAGAATTACGCCAGCGAGGCCTCGGCAAAAGACGGCATGGACGCCGTGAAGCGTGCGGCGGCAGAAGCCCTGGTCGACGACCAGACCTGA
- a CDS encoding ATP-dependent RecD-like DNA helicase — MTAFSPPAEAFRVTGGVNRVRYRADSGFTVMTARIVNDEGEDPDATVIGVMPPLDAGDTFSADVLMEEHREYGYQYRVLNMVLEAAPADLTEAGVAAYLEARVGGVGKVLAKRIAGMFGPSTFDVLENDPDRLLQVPGVTASTLHKMVSSWSQQGLERRLLAGLQGLGLSISQAQRAVKHFGEAALERLSADLFALTEVEGIGFLTADKLWAAQGGAQDDPRRLTAAAVYALQQAAQQGGHSFLPRGRAERGVAHYTRVSAAQAKLAVETAVELGRLSDDEAPLFAEERSVGGVDAEERSESRIYLPHVLRAEKKLASLIRTLIATPPGGEEWIVPAGAAQDLSDEQAQVLDLLADHRLVVLTGGPGTGKSTATRAVADLAERLGLDVGLCAPTGKAARRLGEVTGRGASTIHRLLGFGPAGFRHNHLEPAPYDLLIVDEVSMCGDALMLSLLSAVGAGARVLLVGDTDQLPPVDAGLPLHALTHTAPTVRLKTVYRQAAQNPIIRAAHDLLHGSAPQWGDPRLNLTEADPDGGARRVALLVRDLGGPTQVQVLTPMRRGPLGMEHLNYHLQGLFNPGDGGVKIADGEARAGDIVVQTKNDYTNEVFNGTLGTVLKAEGGRLTVDFDNNVVELAGAELFNVQLGYALTVHRAQGSEWHSVLTVLHEAHMPMLSRNLAYTALTRARERFFAVGSASAWHKAAGRQRETRNTALLERVRGR; from the coding sequence GTGACCGCTTTTTCGCCGCCCGCCGAAGCCTTCCGCGTGACCGGCGGGGTCAACCGCGTGCGTTACCGCGCCGACTCGGGCTTTACCGTCATGACGGCCCGCATCGTCAACGACGAGGGTGAAGACCCTGACGCCACCGTGATCGGCGTGATGCCCCCGCTGGACGCCGGGGACACCTTCAGCGCCGACGTGCTGATGGAAGAACACCGCGAGTACGGCTACCAGTACCGCGTGCTGAACATGGTGCTGGAGGCCGCGCCCGCCGACCTGACCGAGGCCGGGGTGGCCGCGTATCTCGAAGCCCGCGTAGGCGGCGTGGGCAAGGTGCTGGCCAAGAGGATTGCCGGGATGTTCGGCCCGAGCACCTTCGACGTGTTGGAGAACGATCCAGACCGGCTGCTGCAGGTGCCGGGCGTCACGGCCTCTACGCTGCACAAGATGGTCAGCAGCTGGTCCCAGCAGGGGCTGGAGCGGCGCCTGCTGGCGGGGTTGCAGGGCCTGGGTCTGAGCATCAGTCAGGCACAGCGAGCGGTCAAGCACTTCGGGGAGGCGGCGCTGGAACGCCTGAGTGCCGACCTGTTCGCCTTGACCGAGGTGGAGGGCATCGGCTTCCTGACCGCCGACAAGCTGTGGGCCGCGCAGGGCGGGGCGCAGGACGACCCACGCCGCCTGACCGCCGCCGCCGTGTACGCGCTGCAACAGGCCGCGCAGCAGGGCGGCCACTCCTTCCTGCCGCGCGGGCGGGCCGAGCGCGGCGTGGCGCACTACACCCGCGTCAGCGCCGCCCAGGCGAAGCTGGCGGTCGAAACGGCGGTGGAACTGGGCCGCCTGTCAGATGACGAGGCCCCCCTGTTCGCCGAGGAACGGTCTGTTGGAGGGGTGGACGCAGAAGAACGCAGCGAGAGCCGCATCTACCTGCCGCACGTTCTGCGGGCCGAGAAGAAGCTGGCTTCCCTGATCCGCACGCTGATCGCCACGCCACCGGGCGGGGAGGAATGGATTGTTCCGGCAGGCGCGGCCCAGGATCTGTCCGACGAGCAGGCACAGGTGCTGGATCTGTTGGCCGATCACCGACTGGTGGTGCTGACCGGCGGCCCCGGCACCGGCAAGAGCACCGCCACACGGGCGGTGGCCGACCTGGCCGAGCGTCTTGGGCTGGACGTCGGCCTGTGCGCCCCCACCGGCAAGGCGGCGCGGCGGCTGGGCGAGGTCACGGGGCGGGGGGCCAGCACCATTCACCGGCTGCTGGGCTTCGGCCCCGCCGGCTTCCGGCACAACCACCTGGAACCCGCGCCGTACGACCTGCTGATCGTGGACGAGGTCAGCATGTGCGGCGACGCCCTGATGCTCTCGCTGCTCTCGGCGGTGGGGGCGGGCGCGCGGGTGCTGCTGGTGGGCGACACTGATCAGCTGCCCCCGGTGGACGCAGGATTGCCGCTGCACGCGTTGACGCACACCGCCCCCACCGTGCGGCTGAAAACCGTGTACCGCCAGGCGGCCCAGAACCCGATTATCCGCGCCGCCCACGACCTGCTGCACGGCTCGGCGCCCCAATGGGGCGATCCCCGCCTCAACCTGACCGAGGCCGATCCCGACGGCGGCGCGCGGCGGGTGGCGCTGCTGGTGCGTGATCTGGGCGGGCCGACACAGGTGCAGGTGCTGACCCCCATGCGCCGGGGGCCGCTGGGCATGGAACACCTGAATTACCACCTGCAGGGCCTATTCAATCCGGGTGACGGCGGCGTGAAGATCGCGGACGGCGAGGCCCGCGCCGGGGACATCGTGGTGCAGACGAAAAACGACTACACCAACGAAGTCTTCAACGGCACGCTGGGCACGGTCCTGAAGGCCGAGGGCGGACGCCTGACCGTGGATTTCGACAACAACGTGGTGGAACTGGCGGGCGCGGAGCTGTTCAACGTGCAGTTGGGCTACGCCCTGACCGTCCACCGTGCGCAGGGCAGCGAGTGGCATAGCGTCCTGACCGTGCTGCACGAGGCGCACATGCCCATGCTGTCGCGCAATCTGGCCTACACCGCCCTGACCCGCGCCCGCGAGCGTTTCTTCGCGGTGGGTTCGGCCTCGGCGTGGCACAAGGCGGCGGGGCGGCAGCGCGAGACGCGCAACACCGCCCTGCTGGAGCGGGTGCGTGGGCGCTGA
- a CDS encoding CTP synthase, which translates to MKYIFVTGGVVSSLGKGVASASLGALLRARGYRVTAVKIDPYINIDAGTMRPYEHGEVFVTASGAETDLDIGNYERFLDLDIPPGSNITTGQVYQEVIRKERAGDYLSQTVQVIPHVTDEIKRRIKVAGENAGAEIVLIEVGGTVGDIESLPFLEAIRQFRFDEGDENVLYLHLTLVPYLGTSNEFKTKPTQHSVATLRSVGISPDIVMVRSKEKLPSEITRKIALFTSVRENRVFSSFDVSHVYEVPLALEEQGLGKAVEDLLGLERVHPNLGVWVGAVRTIKQPTHAVTIALAGKYTDMPDAYLSLLESLTHAGIANDARVNIKWINAEELDSSSGEAGGLEAQLGDVDGILVPGGFGIRGIEGKVHAAQYARTRGVPYLGICLGMQIAVIEYARHVAGLEGANSAEFDAYAPHRVIDLMPEQLEVAGLGGTMRLGDWPMDLRAGTKIAELYGVPEGGTVRERHRHRFEVNPAYVAQLQEAGLTISGVTPGVAGRGAGLVESIEIPGHPFFVALQAHPEFKSRPMRPSPPFAGFVAAALAHQGVRTEPSAERMA; encoded by the coding sequence ATGAAGTACATCTTTGTCACGGGCGGCGTGGTCAGTTCCCTCGGAAAAGGCGTGGCGAGCGCCAGCCTCGGCGCCCTGTTGCGGGCGCGCGGCTACCGGGTCACGGCGGTCAAGATCGACCCCTACATCAACATCGACGCGGGCACCATGCGGCCCTACGAGCACGGCGAGGTCTTCGTGACCGCCTCCGGCGCGGAAACCGACCTGGACATCGGCAACTACGAGCGCTTTCTGGATCTGGACATTCCGCCGGGCAGCAACATCACCACCGGGCAGGTGTACCAGGAGGTCATCCGCAAGGAGCGGGCTGGGGACTACCTGTCACAGACGGTGCAGGTCATCCCGCACGTTACCGACGAGATCAAGCGCCGCATCAAGGTGGCGGGCGAGAACGCGGGCGCGGAGATCGTGCTGATCGAGGTGGGCGGCACGGTGGGCGACATCGAGTCGCTGCCCTTCCTGGAGGCCATCCGGCAGTTCCGCTTCGACGAGGGCGACGAGAACGTGCTGTACCTGCACCTGACCCTCGTTCCCTACCTGGGCACGTCCAACGAGTTCAAGACCAAGCCCACGCAGCACAGCGTCGCCACCCTGCGTTCGGTGGGCATCAGCCCGGACATCGTGATGGTGCGCAGCAAGGAAAAATTGCCCAGCGAGATCACGCGCAAGATCGCCCTGTTCACCTCGGTGCGCGAGAACCGGGTGTTTAGCAGCTTCGACGTCTCGCACGTCTACGAGGTTCCGCTGGCGCTGGAGGAGCAGGGGCTGGGCAAGGCGGTTGAAGACCTGCTGGGGCTGGAGCGCGTTCACCCGAATCTGGGCGTGTGGGTGGGTGCGGTGCGGACCATCAAGCAGCCCACGCACGCGGTCACCATCGCGCTGGCGGGCAAGTACACCGACATGCCCGACGCCTACCTGAGCCTGCTGGAGTCGCTGACCCACGCCGGCATCGCCAACGACGCGCGCGTGAACATCAAGTGGATCAACGCCGAGGAACTGGACAGTTCCAGCGGTGAGGCGGGGGGTCTGGAAGCGCAACTGGGCGATGTGGACGGCATTCTGGTGCCGGGGGGCTTCGGCATCCGGGGCATCGAGGGCAAAGTGCACGCCGCGCAGTACGCCCGCACGCGCGGCGTGCCGTACCTGGGCATCTGCCTGGGGATGCAGATTGCGGTGATCGAGTACGCCCGCCACGTGGCTGGGCTAGAAGGGGCCAACAGCGCCGAGTTCGACGCCTACGCCCCGCACCGCGTCATCGACCTGATGCCCGAGCAGCTGGAAGTCGCCGGGCTGGGCGGCACCATGCGCCTGGGCGACTGGCCGATGGATTTGAGGGCCGGCACCAAAATCGCCGAGCTGTACGGCGTTCCGGAGGGCGGCACCGTGCGTGAACGCCACCGCCACCGCTTCGAGGTCAACCCCGCCTACGTGGCGCAGTTGCAGGAGGCCGGCCTGACCATCAGCGGCGTGACGCCGGGGGTGGCGGGACGCGGGGCGGGGCTGGTCGAGAGCATCGAGATTCCCGGCCACCCGTTCTTCGTGGCCCTGCAGGCCCACCCCGAATTCAAGAGCCGCCCGATGCGCCCCAGCCCGCCCTTCGCGGGGTTCGTGGCAGCGGCGCTGGCCCACCAGGGCGTGCGCACCGAGCCGTCTGCTGAACGGATGGCCTGA
- the coaE gene encoding dephospho-CoA kinase (Dephospho-CoA kinase (CoaE) performs the final step in coenzyme A biosynthesis.), with translation MTRPAAAALPRRLGLTGSIGAGKSTVAALLRGRGLTVLDADAQARLVTEEPETLARIEAAFPGTVQDGVLDRPALSAVAFADPARLAELNAIVHPRVRARMTALELQAVAAGAQWVVQDIPLLFEGGLEAGMDAVLVVDAPLDVRLSRVMERSGFTREEVLARDARQTPAAEKREKADFVIENGGTLAELSAQVDAALVALGVG, from the coding sequence ATGACCCGTCCTGCCGCTGCCGCCCTTCCCCGCCGCCTGGGCCTGACCGGCAGCATTGGCGCCGGCAAGAGCACGGTGGCGGCGCTGCTGCGTGGGCGGGGCCTGACCGTGCTGGACGCCGACGCCCAGGCCCGGCTGGTCACGGAGGAGCCGGAAACCCTGGCCCGCATCGAGGCGGCCTTTCCCGGCACCGTGCAGGACGGCGTGCTGGACCGGCCCGCGCTGTCCGCCGTGGCCTTTGCCGATCCGGCGCGGCTGGCCGAGCTGAACGCCATCGTCCACCCGCGCGTGCGCGCCCGCATGACCGCCCTGGAACTTCAGGCCGTCGCGGCAGGCGCGCAGTGGGTGGTGCAGGACATTCCCCTGCTGTTCGAGGGCGGGCTGGAGGCGGGCATGGACGCCGTGCTGGTGGTGGACGCCCCCCTGGACGTGCGCCTGAGCCGCGTGATGGAACGCAGCGGCTTCACGCGCGAGGAGGTGCTGGCGCGGGACGCCCGCCAGACCCCCGCCGCCGAGAAACGCGAGAAAGCCGATTTCGTGATTGAGAACGGCGGCACGTTGGCCGAGCTGTCGGCGCAGGTGGACGCGGCGCTGGTGGCCCTGGGCGTCGGGTAA